GTGCAGGTTTTTTAACTGCCTTAATTTCACTATTTTAAATTCCAGTGGTTCAAAAAAAACATAAATGAACCTGATAAGTATTGCTAAATTCTATTTTAATTACAACTAATTTTTCAGGTGACTTACCCGATGATTTTTTTTTAGTAAGCTCAAGGTTCATGCCCACCATAAATCAAGAGCAGCACAATTAGTACCAAAGCACTTTCCGGTTTAGATCAGCTAAGTGGAGCAAGAAGAATCTATTTCCTAAACTATGGCTGTCTATTGTGTTTTATTTGTAAGAATTCCAAAAGATCTTGTAAAATTAATCCTCTAAATAATACGTACTTAGGGGGCTATTAATTTAAAAAAAAACTATCATGAAAGCAGCAGTTATTCACGGACCAGGTTCCGTTAAATATGATACGGTAGAAGACCCAAAAATCAATGCTCAGGACGATATAATCTTAAAGGTCACCTCAACGGCAATATGCGGATCAGATCTTCATATTTACTCAGGTGCCATGCCGACATCTCCTATGGTGCTTGGCCACGAATTTATGGGGATTGTAGAAGAAACAGGATCAGCCGTTACACATTTGAAAAAAGGAGACCGTGTGGTGGTTCCTTTTCCCATTGCCTGTGGGAATTGTTTTTTCTGCAACCATGATGTTCCGGGAAATTGTGAACACAGTAATCCCGAGCATTACGGTCCTGAGGGTGGAGTCCTGACTGAAAAGGGCGGAGCGCTTTTTGGATATACTGACCTATACGGTGGATATGACGGTGGGCAGGCACAATACGTAAGAGTGCCCTATGCCAATTACGGACCACGCATTGTTCCGGAAAACCTAACCGATGAGCAGGTCCTTTTCCTGACTGATATTTTCCCTACGGGTTACACAGGAGTGGACTGGGGCGAGGTAAAAGGAGGTGAAACGGTTTGGACTTGCAACAAAAAGTCGGACAAATTTTCTAAGACCTATGCTACACTTTCTATTTTATA
This genomic window from Flavobacterium sp. 9 contains:
- a CDS encoding alcohol dehydrogenase catalytic domain-containing protein, with protein sequence MKAAVIHGPGSVKYDTVEDPKINAQDDIILKVTSTAICGSDLHIYSGAMPTSPMVLGHEFMGIVEETGSAVTHLKKGDRVVVPFPIACGNCFFCNHDVPGNCEHSNPEHYGPEGGVLTEKGGALFGYTDLYGGYDGGQAQYVRVPYANYGPRIVPENLTDEQVLFLTDIFPTGYTGVDWGEVKGGETVWTCNKKSDKFSKTYATLSIL